A window from Mya arenaria isolate MELC-2E11 chromosome 9, ASM2691426v1 encodes these proteins:
- the LOC128245466 gene encoding cdc42 homolog isoform X2, protein MQTIKCVVVGDGAVGKTCLLISYTTNKFPSEYVPTVFDNYAVTVMIGGEPYTLGLFDTAGQEDYDRLRPLSYPQTDVFLVCFSVVSPSSFENVKEKWVPEITHHCQKTPFLLVGTQIDLRDDASTIEKLAKNRQKPVSGDQGERLARELRAVKYVECSALTQKGLKNVFDEAILAALEPPEPQKKKRCRLL, encoded by the exons ATGCAGACAATCAAGTGTGTGGTGGTCGGTGATGGAGCTGTGGGTAAAACCTGCCTGCTCATCTcttatacaacaaacaaattcCCCTCAGAATATGTGCCTACA GTGTTTGACAACTATGCTGTGACAGTGATGATTGGCGGAGAGCCGTACACACTCGGACTGTTCGACACAGCCGGACAGGAAGATTACGACAGACTTCGGCCGCTCAGCTATCCACAAACAGATGTTTTCCTAGTCTGTTTCTCAGTCGTCTCCCCttcatcatttgaaaatgttaaagaaaag TGGGTCCCAGAGATCACCCATCACTGTCAAAAGACACCATTCTTGCTAGTCGGAACACAGATTGACTTGCGAGACGACGCATCAACGATAGAGAAGTTGGCAAAGAATCGACAGAAGCCCGTCTCTGGAGACCAGGGAGAGAGGCTCGCACGAGAACTTCGGGCGGTGAAATATGTTGAGTGCTCTGCTCTAACAcag AAAGGACTTAAGAACGTGTTTGATGAAGCTATCCTAGCCGCGTTGGAACCGCCAGAGCCCCAGAAGAAGAAACGATGCAGACTTCTATAA
- the LOC128245466 gene encoding cdc42 homolog isoform X1, with the protein MQTIKCVVVGDGAVGKTCLLISYTTNKFPSEYVPTVFDNYAVTVMIGGEPYTLGLFDTAGQEDYDRLRPLSYPQTDVFLVCFSVVSPSSFENVKEKWVPEITHHCQKTPFLLVGTQIDLRDDASTIEKLAKNRQKPVSGDQGERLARELRAVKYVECSALTQKGLKNVFDEAILAALEPPEKEKKKFCAML; encoded by the exons ATGCAGACAATCAAGTGTGTGGTGGTCGGTGATGGAGCTGTGGGTAAAACCTGCCTGCTCATCTcttatacaacaaacaaattcCCCTCAGAATATGTGCCTACA GTGTTTGACAACTATGCTGTGACAGTGATGATTGGCGGAGAGCCGTACACACTCGGACTGTTCGACACAGCCGGACAGGAAGATTACGACAGACTTCGGCCGCTCAGCTATCCACAAACAGATGTTTTCCTAGTCTGTTTCTCAGTCGTCTCCCCttcatcatttgaaaatgttaaagaaaag TGGGTCCCAGAGATCACCCATCACTGTCAAAAGACACCATTCTTGCTAGTCGGAACACAGATTGACTTGCGAGACGACGCATCAACGATAGAGAAGTTGGCAAAGAATCGACAGAAGCCCGTCTCTGGAGACCAGGGAGAGAGGCTCGCACGAGAACTTCGGGCGGTGAAATATGTTGAGTGCTCTGCTCTAACAcag AAAGGTCTGAAGAATGTCTTTGACGAGGCAATCCTGGCTGCCTTGGAACCCCCGGagaaagaaaagaagaaatttTGTGCCATGCTTTAA
- the LOC128245465 gene encoding transcription factor kayak-like, which yields MQYKRQNSKINVYVTMDEQHTQVVPSVVPTVVSGLFDISESDENSDYSTSDNVGHCSTINATDIRSDASSVNSDGKYLNSNGACGYTNTSYNSDVILSDSNSEDADDVSRRQLQENGLTPFIKEELKYSIQTKRLKEGKQELKVTFSPPPEDVLTPEEEERVVKRRVQNRMAARRFRDKQKDRAHTLQKECHRLESIQTDLRYELSQVRKERDEFRQALDQHMAVCPLQFPAHFYASTSNS from the exons ATGCAGTACAAACGGCAGAATTCCAAAATAAACGTTTACGTTACAATGGATGAACAGCATACGCAGGTTGTTCCGTCAGTGGTACCCACCGTTGTTAGCggattatttgatatttcagaGTCAGATGAAAACAGTGACTATTCAACGTCAGATAATGTTGGACATTGCAGCACAATTAACGCAACTGACATTAGATCTGATGCAAGTTCTGTGAACAGTGACGGAAAATACTTAAATTCTAATGGTGCATGTGgatatacaaatacaagttaTAACTCTGACGTCATTTTGTCAGATTCGAACAGTGAGGACGCTGATGACGTCTCGCGACGCCAGCTTCAAGAAAACGGATTGACGCCGTTTATTAAAGAGGAACTGAAATATTCCATTCAGACAAAACGGTTAAAAGAGGGAAAGCAGGAATTGAAAGTGACATTTAGTCCCCCACCGGAAGATGTG CTTACACCAGAAGAGGAAGAGCGTGTGGTAAAACGGCGCGTGCAGAATAGAATGGCCGCGCGCCGCTTCCGGGACAAACAGAAAGACAGAGCCCACACTTTACAAAAG GAGTGTCATAGACTAGAAAGCATTCAGACAGATTTGAGGTACGAACTGTCGCAGGTACGAAAGGAAAGGGACGAATTCCGCCAGGCGCTTGATCAACACATGGCCGTCTGCCCGCTACAGTTTCCCGCGCATTTCTATGCGTCAACTTCGAACTCTTGA
- the LOC128245743 gene encoding uncharacterized protein K02A2.6-like codes for MSDSQDNPLTKDIVLKKYKEVFDGIGLLAGECKIHIDPTVQPVVHPSRKVPIALQEKVKDELLRMESLGVIEKVNEPTDWVSSMVVAEKANGKIRICLDPRDLNKAIQRPHYPLRTLDDILPQLSGAKYFTKLDARSGYWALKLERESSFLTCFNTLYGRYRYVRVPFGLKSSGDLFVQKIDACLEGLSGVAVIVDDILVYGSSREEHDSNLRAVLKRSHDEGIRFNETKLEVGVSEVDYFGHLTSHLTSDAPARLQRMLLQLQKYDLDIKHYPSKQVPVADTLSRNFLNETFPELSQGMDMQSQMLELIHTGHMGVEKCLRRARDVMFWPGISADITNLVLKCNTCIKHRNSNPKEPLIPLEIPDYPWQIIGTDLFTWENRNYLLIVDYYSRYFEVKELPNMKSTTVINRMKGIMARWGISEKVISDGGPCYISQEFADFAKEWDFNHQTISPYHSQSNGLAEKYVSVCKKLLTKAKDAGRDPFIGILEYRTTPLESGYSPAQLNMGRQLRSILPTSKENLMPKVISPNLVRQGIQGSKQKGKKYYDRQARSLEPLTYGENTMIQQLNKTWRPATVVDKFNERSYTVQCPDGSMYTRNRRDLLKTNEPCHGQFAEPEIQEMPLGQTPTQSDIKDSESPLIGSTSSPCINHNLYVTRSGRAVKPKVIESM; via the exons ATGTCAGATTCCCAGGACAACCCCCTCACTAAGGACATTGTATTAAAGAAATACAAGGAAGTGTTTGATGGCATTGGTCTGCTAGCCGGTGAATGTAAGATTCACATTGATCCCACTGTCCAGCCTGTGGTGCATCCCTCAAGAAAGGTCCCTATAGCATTACAAGAAAAAGTCAAGGATGAGTTACTCCGCATGGAGTCATTAGGTGTCATCGAAAAGGTCAATGAACCCACTGACTGGGTTAGTTCAATGGTCGTTGCCGAAAAAGCCAATGGCAAAATTCGTATATGTCTGGATCCGCGTGACTTGAATAAGGCCATTCAACGTCCACATTACCCTTTAAGAACTCTGGATGATATATTGCCTCAGCTTTCAGGCGCAAAGTACTTCACAAAGCTTGATGCTAGGAGTGGTTATTGGGCATTGAAACTTGAGAGAGAGTCATCGTTCCTTACATGTTTTAACACCTTATATGGAAGGTACCGATATGTCCGAGTTCCCTTTGGTCTGAAGTCAAGCGGTGATCTTTTTGTGCAAAAGATTGATGCTTGTCTTGAAGGTCTAAGTGGCGTAGCTGTCATCGTGGATGACATACTAGTGTATGGGTCATCTAGAGAAGAACATGACTCCAATCTTAGAGCAGTCCTAAAGAGGTCTCATGATGAAGGAATTCGTTTTAACGAAACCAAACTCGAGGTCGGGGTATCAGAAGTAGACTACTTTGGTCACCTCACATCACATCTCACATCAGATG CTCCTGCACGATTGCAGCGTATGCTACTACAGCTACAGAAATATGATCTTGACATCAAACATTATCCATCCAAACAAGTACCAGTTGCAGACACACTGAGCAGGAACTTTCTAAATGAAACGTTCCCTGAATTGTCACAAGGCATGGACATGCAG TCTCAGATGCTTGAACTCATTCACACAGGTCACATGGGAGTTGAGAAATGTCTCAGAAGGGCCCGGGATGTTATGTTTTGGCCAGGAATATCGGCTGATATTACCAATCTCGTGTTAAAATGcaacacatgtataaaacacaGAAACTCAAACCCAAAAGAGCCATTAATTCCCCTTGAGATTCCTGATTATCCATGGCAAATTATAGGCACTGATCTATTCACCTGGGAAAACAGGAACTATCTTCTGATAGTGGATTACTATAGCAGGTATTTTGAGGTCAAGGAATTGCCCAATATGAAAAGCACCACGGTCATAAACAGAATGAAAGGCATAATGGCCAGATGGGGAATTAGTGAGAAGGTTATATCTGATGGTGGTCCCTGTTATATCTCTCAGGAGTTCGCTGATTTTGCAAAAGAATGGGATTTCAATCACCAGACAATTAGTCCCTATCACAGTCAATCAAACGGTCTAGCTGAGAAATATGTGTCAGTTTGTAAGAAACTCCTTACAAAGGCTAAGGACGCTGGGCGTGATCCTTTTATTGGCATATTAGAATACCGGACCACCCCTCTTGAGTCAGGGTATTCCCCTGCGCAGTTAAACATGGGCAGACAATTGCGCTCTATCCTCCCAACATCTAAGGAAAATCTGATGCCCAAGGTGATATCTCCTAATTTAGTCAGGCAGGGTATTCAAGGTAGCAAACAGAAGGGGAAGAAATATTATGACAGACAAGCAAGGTCACTAGAGCCCTTAACATATGGAGAAAATACAATGAtacaacaattaaataaaacttggagACCAGCCACTGTAGTTGACAAGTTTAATGAAAGATCATACACTGTTCAGTGCCCAGATGGGTCTATGTACACACGAAATAGGCGGGATCTATTAAAGACCAATGAGCCCTGCCATGGTCAATTTGCAGAGCCAGAAATACAGGAAATGCCTTTAGGTCAAACACCTACCCAGTCTGACATCAAAGATTCGGAAAGCCCTCTAATTGGCAGTACTTCCTCTCCATGTATCAATCACAATCTGTACGTGACCAGGTCAGGAAGGGCCGTAAAACCAAAAGTAATTGAATCCATGTGA